One region of Rhodophyticola sp. CCM32 genomic DNA includes:
- the leuD gene encoding 3-isopropylmalate dehydratase small subunit, translating into MDKFTTLTGIAAPMPMINIDTDMIIPKQFLKTIKRSGLGANLFDEMRFDDDGREIPGFVLNQPAYRTAEILVAGDNFGCGSSREHAPWAIKDFGIRCVISPGFADIFFNNCFKNGILPITLPQEQVDLLMKDAEKGANARMTVDLEAQTITSSDGEVFAFEVDAHKKHCLLNGLDDIGLTMEKSGAIASFEAKAGAERPWV; encoded by the coding sequence ATGGACAAGTTCACCACGCTGACGGGCATCGCCGCCCCCATGCCGATGATCAATATCGACACCGATATGATCATCCCGAAACAGTTCCTGAAAACCATCAAACGCTCTGGTCTTGGCGCAAATCTCTTTGACGAGATGCGGTTTGATGATGACGGCAGGGAAATTCCCGGATTCGTGCTGAACCAGCCCGCCTATCGCACCGCCGAAATTCTGGTGGCCGGCGACAATTTCGGCTGCGGCTCCTCTCGCGAGCATGCGCCCTGGGCGATCAAGGATTTCGGTATCCGCTGCGTCATTTCCCCCGGTTTTGCCGATATCTTTTTCAACAACTGCTTCAAGAACGGCATTCTGCCGATCACCCTTCCGCAGGAGCAGGTGGATCTGTTGATGAAAGATGCCGAGAAAGGTGCCAACGCGCGGATGACCGTTGATCTGGAGGCCCAGACCATCACCTCGTCCGACGGGGAGGTGTTTGCGTTCGAGGTGGATGCCCATAAGAAACATTGTCTGCTGAACGGGCTCGACGATATCGGCCTGACGATGGAAAAGTCAGGGGCAATTGCCAGCTTTGAGGCCAAAGCAGGCGCGGAACGTCCGTGGGTCTGA
- a CDS encoding DUF4198 domain-containing protein has protein sequence MRFLLLALTFTFVLNFNAGKGLAHEFWIEPAAFRMAPMASLTAQLRVGQAFSGVSLSYLPQNFERFDVIQRETVTAVEGRLGDNPALVMDGLGDGLAIITHETTASHLTYTDWDRFLRFAAHKDFGDVAALHDARALPREGFREVYIRYAKSLVAIGDGAGADRQVGLATEIVALANPYMEDLAAGMPVQVFLNGTPRADAQVELFDRAPDGAVENTLHRTDNSGIVTLPVTRGHTYLADAVVLEPVEPSGPDDAVWLTRWASLTFQVP, from the coding sequence ATGCGATTTCTCCTTCTCGCCCTCACCTTTACCTTTGTCCTGAATTTTAACGCGGGCAAGGGCCTTGCCCATGAATTCTGGATCGAACCTGCTGCGTTCAGGATGGCGCCCATGGCCTCTTTAACAGCGCAATTGCGCGTCGGGCAGGCGTTTTCGGGTGTCAGCCTGTCCTATCTGCCGCAAAATTTTGAACGGTTTGATGTCATTCAGCGGGAAACCGTGACCGCGGTTGAGGGTCGCCTTGGCGATAATCCTGCCCTGGTCATGGATGGTTTGGGGGATGGGCTGGCCATCATCACCCATGAAACCACCGCCAGCCACCTGACCTATACGGACTGGGACAGGTTTCTGCGTTTCGCCGCGCATAAGGATTTCGGGGATGTGGCCGCACTGCACGACGCCCGCGCCCTGCCGCGGGAAGGGTTCCGCGAGGTCTATATCCGCTATGCCAAAAGTCTTGTGGCAATCGGTGACGGGGCTGGCGCGGACCGGCAGGTTGGTTTGGCGACCGAGATTGTGGCGCTGGCCAATCCCTATATGGAGGATCTTGCCGCCGGGATGCCCGTGCAGGTCTTTCTGAACGGCACGCCGCGCGCCGATGCGCAGGTGGAGCTTTTTGACCGCGCGCCCGATGGCGCGGTGGAGAACACCCTGCATCGCACCGACAATTCGGGCATCGTCACCCTGCCGGTCACCCGGGGCCATACATATCTTGCGGATGCCGTGGTTCTGGAACCGGTTGAGCCATCTGGCCCCGATGATGCAGTGTGGTTGACCCGATGGGCCTCTTTGACATTTCAGGTGCCCTGA
- a CDS encoding HupE/UreJ family protein, with amino-acid sequence MAWLLTSISGGAAHEIRAAVADVEVTTEDVRISIRLSLEPLIAGINLDGLVNTNESPEAAFHDQLRAEEPAELEDALRENWDRISDGIVIETGGELLHPEIVGVTIHEVGNVELPRDSVLVLQAHLPRGMDPVQIGWDASYGELVLRQVGGGDAAYTGFLIGGAMSEPLPRAEILTEDAGAVFLRYILAGFEHIIPLGLDHILFVLGLFFFSLHIRPLLYQVTAFTIAHTITLALASLGIVSIPPGVVEPLIAASIVYVGVENALGWGNVGGRTALVFGFGLLHGLGFASVLGDFGIASGRFGVALLGFNVGVELGQLAVIAIAFLIVGLWFGKKDFYRPFIAVPASVAIAAIGAYWVVERTLL; translated from the coding sequence ATGGCATGGCTTCTGACCTCAATCAGCGGCGGGGCCGCGCATGAGATTCGCGCCGCGGTGGCCGATGTGGAGGTCACGACAGAGGATGTGAGGATAAGCATCCGGTTGTCGCTGGAGCCATTGATCGCCGGGATCAACCTGGACGGGCTGGTGAATACCAACGAGTCGCCCGAGGCCGCGTTTCACGACCAGTTGCGCGCCGAGGAACCAGCCGAGCTTGAGGATGCCCTGCGGGAGAACTGGGACCGGATTTCTGACGGGATTGTGATTGAAACCGGCGGTGAACTGCTGCACCCCGAGATTGTTGGCGTGACTATTCACGAGGTGGGGAATGTCGAGCTGCCAAGGGATTCGGTGCTGGTCTTGCAGGCTCATCTGCCCAGGGGAATGGACCCGGTGCAGATCGGCTGGGATGCAAGTTACGGAGAACTGGTGCTGCGTCAGGTCGGTGGCGGCGATGCGGCCTATACCGGGTTTCTGATTGGCGGCGCCATGTCAGAGCCCCTGCCGCGTGCCGAGATTCTGACCGAAGATGCAGGCGCGGTTTTCCTGCGATACATCCTGGCCGGGTTCGAACACATCATCCCGCTTGGCCTTGATCATATTCTGTTTGTGCTGGGGCTGTTCTTCTTTTCCCTGCATATCCGTCCGTTGCTCTATCAGGTCACGGCCTTCACAATTGCCCATACGATCACCCTGGCCCTGGCCAGTCTTGGGATTGTCAGTATCCCGCCCGGCGTGGTGGAGCCCCTGATCGCGGCCTCGATTGTCTATGTCGGGGTCGAAAATGCCCTTGGCTGGGGCAATGTGGGGGGCAGAACCGCATTGGTCTTTGGCTTCGGCCTGCTGCACGGGCTGGGCTTTGCCAGCGTGCTGGGCGATTTCGGCATTGCCTCGGGCCGGTTTGGCGTGGCTTTGCTCGGCTTCAATGTCGGGGTCGAACTGGGGCAATTGGCGGTGATCGCGATCGCGTTCCTGATTGTCGGGCTGTGGTTCGGCAAAAAGGATTTCTATCGGCCTTTCATTGCCGTTCCTGCCTCTGTCGCGATTGCGGCCATCGGCGCCTATTGGGTGGTGGAACGCACATTGCTCTGA
- a CDS encoding MFS transporter codes for MGRFFSENRRWLVTGLLLTFGSSFGQTWFISLFAGEIRAEYGLSDGQWGALYTFATLSSALLLLSRGSLADTMAFSRLVPLVAGMFALAAVAMAFGNTIWVLGIAVFLLRFCGQGMFGHIAATAMGRWFVATRGRAVAITNLGYPMGEMVLPLAVVLLIGGIGWRETWAVTAGGIVLVLLPALILLLAEDRTPSGMTVTTDETAGLEGRHWTRGQVLRHGLFLALIPLILTPGFIGTVVFFHQVHVAGIKGWTLTQMAPAYPVFASVTVVTSLVSGWAMDRFGADRFLPVTLIPMGVAMFLIGPAESPWHWVSALGIMALTQGMTGTLWGAFLPMIYGTAHLGSVRAIVTALMVFATAIGPGLTGLLIDWGIPFPDQGMAMGLWCLALAAVMLPVSLRLRSAL; via the coding sequence ATGGGCCGATTTTTCAGTGAAAACCGCCGCTGGCTGGTTACGGGTCTGCTGCTGACCTTCGGCTCTTCCTTCGGGCAGACCTGGTTCATCTCGCTGTTTGCAGGTGAGATCCGTGCGGAATACGGGTTGAGTGACGGGCAATGGGGCGCGCTTTATACATTTGCCACGCTCAGTTCGGCCCTGCTGCTGCTCAGCCGGGGATCGCTGGCCGACACAATGGCCTTTTCCCGGCTGGTGCCTCTGGTGGCGGGGATGTTCGCACTGGCGGCTGTGGCGATGGCCTTTGGCAATACGATCTGGGTTCTGGGGATCGCCGTGTTTCTGCTCAGGTTCTGTGGGCAGGGCATGTTCGGCCATATTGCGGCGACGGCCATGGGGCGCTGGTTTGTGGCCACACGCGGGCGCGCCGTTGCGATCACCAATCTGGGCTATCCCATGGGCGAGATGGTGTTGCCGCTGGCGGTGGTTCTGCTGATCGGCGGGATCGGCTGGCGCGAAACCTGGGCTGTGACCGCCGGGGGGATTGTGCTGGTGCTGTTGCCTGCGCTGATCCTGCTGCTGGCGGAGGATCGCACGCCTTCGGGCATGACGGTCACGACGGACGAGACCGCAGGGCTTGAGGGGCGCCACTGGACGCGGGGCCAGGTGTTGCGGCATGGGCTGTTTCTGGCGCTGATCCCGCTGATCCTGACGCCCGGTTTCATCGGCACGGTGGTGTTCTTCCATCAGGTTCATGTGGCCGGGATCAAAGGCTGGACCCTGACACAGATGGCCCCTGCCTATCCGGTCTTTGCAAGCGTGACCGTTGTGACATCGCTGGTGTCCGGGTGGGCGATGGACCGGTTCGGCGCCGACCGGTTCCTGCCCGTCACCCTGATCCCCATGGGGGTGGCGATGTTTCTGATCGGCCCGGCGGAAAGCCCGTGGCACTGGGTTTCCGCGCTTGGGATCATGGCGCTGACCCAGGGCATGACCGGCACGTTATGGGGTGCGTTCCTGCCGATGATCTACGGCACCGCCCATCTGGGGTCGGTGCGGGCGATTGTGACCGCGCTGATGGTGTTTGCCACCGCGATCGGGCCGGGGCTGACCGGGCTGCTGATCGACTGGGGCATCCCGTTCCCCGATCAGGGGATGGCGATGGGGCTGTGGTGTCTGGCGCTGGCCGCAGTGATGCTGCCTGTAAGCCTGCGCCTGCGATCTGCGCTGTAG
- the leuC gene encoding 3-isopropylmalate dehydratase large subunit, with amino-acid sequence MTASKTLYDKIWDAHLAHEAEDGTCLLYIDRHLVHEVTSPQAFEGLRMAGRDVHAPDKTIAVPDHNVPTTDGRDTHIDNEDSRIQVEALDRNARDFGIHYYPVSDIRQGIVHIVGPEQGWTLPGMTVVCGDSHTATHGAFGALAHGIGTSEVEHVLATQTLIQRKGKNMKVEITGKLAPGVTAKDITLSVIGETGTAGGTGYVIEYCGEAIRALSMEGRMTVCNMAIEGGARAGLIAPDETTFDYVKGRPHAPKGAQWEAALAWWKTLYSDEDAHWDKIVTIRGEDIAPVVTWGTSPEDVLPITSTVPAAEDFNGGKVDAAQRSLDYMALTPGTPLAAIKVDTVFIGSCTNGRIEDLRAAAAILKGKKIKDGLRAMVVPGSGLVRAQAEEEGLADIFKEAGFEWRLAGCSMCLAMNPDQLSPGERCAATSNRNFEGRQGRGGRTHLMSPAMAAAAAVTGRLTDVREMM; translated from the coding sequence ATGACCGCCTCCAAAACGCTCTATGACAAAATCTGGGATGCCCATCTGGCCCATGAGGCCGAGGATGGCACCTGCCTGCTGTATATCGACCGCCATCTGGTGCATGAGGTCACCAGCCCACAGGCCTTTGAAGGGCTGCGGATGGCAGGCCGGGATGTGCATGCACCGGACAAGACCATCGCCGTGCCGGACCATAACGTGCCCACGACCGATGGCCGCGACACCCATATCGACAATGAAGACAGCCGCATTCAGGTCGAGGCGCTGGACAGGAACGCGCGCGATTTCGGCATCCATTACTACCCGGTCAGTGATATCCGTCAGGGCATCGTGCATATCGTCGGGCCGGAACAGGGCTGGACCCTGCCGGGTATGACCGTGGTCTGCGGCGACAGCCACACCGCCACCCACGGGGCTTTTGGCGCGCTGGCCCATGGTATCGGCACATCCGAGGTGGAACATGTGCTGGCCACGCAAACGCTGATCCAGCGCAAGGGCAAGAACATGAAGGTGGAGATCACCGGCAAACTGGCCCCCGGCGTCACCGCCAAGGATATCACCCTGTCGGTGATCGGCGAGACCGGCACCGCCGGCGGCACCGGGTATGTGATCGAATATTGCGGTGAGGCGATCCGCGCATTGTCGATGGAAGGCCGGATGACGGTCTGCAACATGGCGATTGAAGGCGGCGCAAGGGCGGGTCTGATCGCGCCGGATGAAACCACATTCGACTATGTCAAAGGTCGGCCCCACGCGCCGAAAGGCGCCCAGTGGGAAGCGGCGCTTGCCTGGTGGAAAACGCTCTATTCCGACGAGGATGCCCATTGGGACAAGATCGTGACAATCCGGGGCGAAGACATCGCGCCGGTGGTGACCTGGGGCACCTCCCCCGAAGACGTGCTGCCAATCACCAGCACCGTGCCCGCGGCAGAGGATTTCAACGGCGGCAAAGTGGACGCCGCGCAGCGCAGCCTTGATTACATGGCTCTGACACCGGGCACCCCCTTGGCCGCGATCAAGGTTGATACGGTTTTCATCGGCTCCTGCACCAATGGCCGGATCGAGGATTTGCGGGCCGCGGCCGCGATCCTGAAAGGCAAGAAGATCAAAGACGGGTTGCGGGCGATGGTTGTCCCGGGCTCCGGCCTTGTGCGTGCCCAGGCCGAGGAAGAGGGTCTGGCGGATATCTTTAAAGAGGCCGGGTTTGAATGGCGGCTTGCGGGCTGTTCCATGTGTCTGGCGATGAACCCCGATCAACTGTCCCCGGGGGAACGCTGCGCCGCGACCTCGAACCGGAATTTCGAGGGGCGGCAGGGCCGGGGCGGGCGCACCCATCTGATGTCACCGGCGATGGCTGCGGCTGCGGCCGTGACCGGGCGGCTGACAGATGTGCGTGAAATGATGTGA
- a CDS encoding NADPH-dependent FMN reductase, with amino-acid sequence MASGTLLGISGSLRAASFNRKLLREAARLFEPEQFIEADLRLPLYDGDLEEATGIPAKVQVLADQIAASDAVVISGPEYNSAISGVLKNALDWVSRTKNKPWAGKPLAIMSAAAGRTGGARSQFALRHCLVAFRPNLIPGPELMVADASGQFQEDRLINEANLGALTELMAELRVAADLPEI; translated from the coding sequence ATGGCATCGGGGACATTATTGGGTATCTCGGGGTCGCTGCGCGCGGCCTCGTTCAATCGCAAACTGTTGCGGGAAGCGGCGCGTCTGTTCGAGCCGGAGCAGTTTATCGAGGCCGATCTGCGGCTGCCGCTTTATGATGGCGATCTTGAGGAGGCGACAGGCATCCCGGCAAAGGTTCAGGTGCTGGCCGACCAGATCGCGGCGTCGGATGCGGTTGTGATCTCGGGCCCGGAATATAACAGCGCCATTTCAGGGGTTCTGAAAAACGCGCTGGATTGGGTGAGCCGGACAAAAAACAAACCCTGGGCAGGCAAGCCGCTGGCGATCATGTCGGCGGCGGCTGGCCGTACCGGAGGCGCGCGGTCGCAGTTTGCACTGCGCCATTGTCTGGTGGCCTTTCGCCCCAATCTGATACCCGGGCCGGAACTGATGGTGGCCGATGCCAGCGGGCAGTTTCAGGAGGATCGGCTGATCAATGAGGCTAATCTCGGCGCGTTGACAGAACTGATGGCGGAATTGCGTGTGGCTGCCGATTTGCCGGAAATCTGA
- a CDS encoding NAD(P)/FAD-dependent oxidoreductase, protein MADVTIHGAGIFGLSIAWACARRGASVQIIDPNGPGAGASGGLVGALAPHTPENWNDKKQMQFDSLVMAETVWASVADLSGENPGYARFGRVQPIADDAALRLAEARAATARTLWQGRFDWQIVPQEAYAPYACSATGLLIHDTLSARLHPRRATMALAKALDRNGARITTDGIATGHQVWATGAAGLLELSETLNTPVGTGVKGQAALLGFDGRSLPQLFADGLHIIPHADGTTAIGSTSERVYDTPDGTDARLETLITKARQLCPPLAKAPVLTRWAGLRPRARSRAPMLGPHPTKPGQFIANGGFKIGFGMAPVIGELMADLILDAHDHIPDSFRPEASLPKP, encoded by the coding sequence ATGGCCGATGTGACGATACATGGCGCCGGAATTTTCGGCCTGTCCATCGCCTGGGCCTGCGCCCGCCGGGGGGCTTCGGTACAGATCATCGACCCGAACGGGCCGGGGGCCGGGGCCAGCGGCGGGCTGGTCGGGGCATTGGCCCCCCACACGCCGGAAAACTGGAATGACAAGAAACAGATGCAGTTCGACAGTCTGGTCATGGCGGAAACCGTGTGGGCCAGCGTGGCCGACCTGTCCGGCGAAAACCCCGGTTATGCGCGGTTTGGCCGGGTGCAGCCGATTGCCGATGACGCCGCGCTGCGTCTGGCCGAAGCCCGCGCCGCAACCGCGCGGACCCTCTGGCAGGGCCGCTTTGACTGGCAGATCGTGCCGCAGGAGGCCTATGCCCCCTATGCCTGCTCCGCAACCGGGCTGCTGATCCATGACACGCTCTCCGCGCGGCTGCACCCGCGTCGGGCAACCATGGCTCTGGCCAAAGCCCTCGACAGGAACGGCGCCAGAATCACGACAGACGGGATTGCCACTGGTCATCAGGTCTGGGCCACCGGTGCGGCGGGCCTGCTGGAACTGTCGGAAACGCTCAACACTCCCGTGGGCACTGGCGTCAAAGGCCAGGCCGCCCTGCTTGGTTTCGACGGGCGCAGCCTGCCGCAGCTTTTCGCGGATGGGCTGCACATCATCCCCCATGCGGATGGCACCACCGCCATCGGCTCCACGTCTGAGCGGGTCTATGACACCCCCGACGGCACCGATGCCAGGCTGGAAACCCTGATCACCAAGGCCCGCCAGCTTTGCCCGCCGCTGGCCAAGGCCCCCGTCCTCACCCGTTGGGCCGGGTTGCGCCCCCGGGCCCGATCACGTGCACCAATGCTGGGTCCTCACCCGACAAAACCGGGGCAGTTCATCGCCAATGGCGGCTTCAAGATCGGCTTTGGCATGGCCCCGGTGATTGGCGAGCTTATGGCCGATCTGATCCTCGACGCCCACGACCATATCCCCGACAGCTTCCGCCCCGAGGCGAGCCTGCCAAAACCCTGA
- the mnmD gene encoding tRNA (5-methylaminomethyl-2-thiouridine)(34)-methyltransferase MnmD translates to MTKGQTERIDWRPGDVPVSTLFDDPYYSLDNGLAETRHVFLAGNDLPGRFRPGFQIAELGFGTGLNFLTALQAFRDAGLGGVLRFTSFEAYPMPVAAMTRALARFPDLPGECLMAGDASALPTRITGADFELHVIKGDARETLPQWQGCADAWFLDGFSPARNPELWGGALMDAVARHTVPGGTFATYTAAGDVRRALDAAGFDVSRVPGFGRKRHMSLGRRR, encoded by the coding sequence ATGACAAAGGGCCAGACAGAGCGTATTGACTGGCGCCCGGGGGATGTTCCGGTCTCGACCCTGTTTGATGACCCGTATTATTCGCTGGATAATGGATTGGCCGAAACCCGGCATGTGTTTCTGGCGGGCAATGATCTGCCGGGTCGGTTTCGCCCGGGGTTTCAGATTGCCGAACTTGGCTTTGGCACCGGGCTGAATTTTCTGACCGCCTTGCAGGCGTTTCGGGATGCGGGTCTGGGCGGGGTGTTGCGGTTTACCAGTTTTGAGGCCTATCCGATGCCGGTTGCCGCGATGACCCGCGCGTTGGCCCGGTTCCCCGATCTGCCGGGCGAATGCCTGATGGCAGGAGATGCATCTGCCCTGCCCACCCGAATCACCGGCGCGGATTTTGAGTTGCATGTGATCAAAGGCGATGCACGGGAGACCCTGCCGCAGTGGCAGGGCTGCGCCGATGCCTGGTTTCTGGACGGGTTTTCACCGGCAAGGAACCCGGAATTATGGGGTGGCGCATTGATGGATGCCGTGGCGCGGCACACAGTGCCGGGGGGGACATTTGCGACCTATACGGCGGCGGGGGATGTGCGCCGGGCGCTGGACGCGGCGGGGTTTGATGTCAGCCGCGTGCCGGGTTTCGGGCGCAAGCGGCATATGTCTTTGGGGCGGCGCAGATGA
- a CDS encoding DMT family transporter, giving the protein MTEQNTRLGIWLMIATTFVFSIQDGISRHLAADYNVLMVVMIRYWFFALFVITMAARQAGGLRRAAATRQPVLQIFRGALLSLEICVMIAGFVLLGLVESHAVFACYPLLIAGLSGVVLGENVGWRRWVAIGVGFIGVLIILQPGLRVFEAAALVPLAAAVMFALYGLLTRYAARRDDAATSFFWTGTVGAVTMTVIGLWFWEPMSLPDWGWMGALCVVGALGHWLLIRVYEVAEASAVQPFAYLHLVFVSAIGLTVFGETLQANVVIGAGLVVAAGLFTLWRARTRARNL; this is encoded by the coding sequence ATGACCGAGCAGAATACCCGGCTTGGCATCTGGCTGATGATCGCCACGACCTTCGTGTTTTCCATACAGGACGGGATCAGCCGGCATCTGGCGGCGGATTACAACGTGCTGATGGTGGTCATGATCCGCTATTGGTTCTTTGCCCTGTTTGTCATCACCATGGCCGCGCGGCAGGCCGGTGGCCTGCGCCGGGCGGCGGCAACGCGGCAACCGGTGTTGCAGATATTTCGCGGCGCCCTTCTGTCGCTTGAGATCTGCGTGATGATTGCCGGTTTCGTGCTGCTTGGGCTGGTGGAAAGCCATGCGGTTTTCGCCTGTTACCCGCTTTTGATCGCCGGTTTGTCAGGCGTGGTGCTGGGCGAAAACGTGGGCTGGCGCCGATGGGTGGCAATCGGTGTGGGGTTCATCGGTGTGCTGATCATCCTGCAACCGGGCCTGCGGGTGTTCGAGGCGGCAGCGCTGGTGCCGCTTGCCGCCGCTGTCATGTTCGCGCTTTACGGGCTGCTGACACGCTATGCCGCGCGCAGGGATGATGCGGCCACCAGCTTTTTCTGGACCGGGACGGTGGGCGCGGTGACGATGACGGTGATCGGCCTGTGGTTCTGGGAACCGATGAGCCTGCCGGACTGGGGCTGGATGGGGGCGCTTTGTGTTGTTGGCGCGCTTGGTCACTGGCTTCTGATCAGGGTCTATGAGGTGGCCGAGGCAAGTGCGGTGCAGCCTTTTGCCTATCTGCATCTGGTTTTTGTCTCAGCCATCGGGTTGACCGTGTTCGGAGAGACATTGCAGGCAAATGTCGTGATCGGCGCGGGGCTTGTGGTTGCTGCCGGGTTGTTCACCCTGTGGCGGGCGCGGACCCGGGCCAGAAACCTGTAG
- a CDS encoding Hint domain-containing protein, whose product MPKSDHVTLILEGRLSRGGPRPVRLWAGIGDASGDFTLYRMPDGAMRISHRDVEMTTEPGTLSPGETFLLHYRADANGRDALIDIQNIDRGLRLLLRPRVPSAPALTDFLPKTPRYMEQLTLAALATHELPVGHAPCFETGTPINTPSGPVRVEDLRPGMVVNTLNNGPQPVRWTGQRELLCLGSMAPVLLRAPYFGLTQDCRVSPRHRILMDGTDVEYLFGEERVYIRAGDLVNGISARRDYTKPTRVFHHFLLDDHDCVTVGRCRMETLLLGDMLAADGRNTGQLSKADALPDYPTLDRAAAQTLLSLIAEHRRVAA is encoded by the coding sequence ATGCCGAAAAGCGACCATGTCACGCTGATCCTTGAAGGGCGGCTGTCACGCGGTGGGCCGCGCCCGGTCCGGCTTTGGGCCGGTATAGGCGACGCGTCGGGTGATTTCACGCTTTACCGGATGCCCGACGGGGCAATGCGCATCAGCCACCGCGATGTGGAAATGACCACGGAACCGGGGACGCTTTCCCCCGGCGAGACCTTTCTTTTGCATTACCGGGCCGATGCCAACGGGCGCGATGCCCTGATTGATATCCAGAATATTGATCGCGGGCTGCGCCTGTTGTTGCGCCCCCGGGTGCCTTCCGCCCCGGCACTGACCGATTTCCTGCCCAAAACCCCACGCTATATGGAGCAGTTGACCCTTGCGGCCCTGGCCACCCATGAGTTGCCGGTTGGCCATGCCCCCTGTTTCGAGACCGGCACGCCGATCAACACACCGTCAGGTCCCGTGCGGGTGGAAGACCTGCGCCCCGGCATGGTGGTGAACACCTTGAATAATGGCCCTCAACCCGTGCGCTGGACAGGCCAGAGAGAACTGCTTTGCCTCGGCTCCATGGCACCGGTTTTGTTGCGCGCGCCCTATTTCGGCCTGACCCAGGATTGCCGGGTCTCCCCCCGGCACCGGATACTGATGGACGGGACGGATGTGGAATACCTGTTTGGCGAGGAACGGGTTTATATCCGCGCCGGTGATCTGGTGAACGGGATCTCCGCCAGACGGGATTATACAAAACCCACACGGGTCTTTCATCATTTCCTGCTGGATGATCATGATTGCGTCACGGTTGGCCGCTGCCGGATGGAAACATTGCTTCTGGGCGATATGCTTGCCGCCGATGGCCGCAATACCGGGCAATTGTCCAAAGCCGATGCGCTGCCCGATTACCCGACACTGGACCGGGCGGCGGCGCAGACATTGCTGTCCCTGATTGCCGAACATCGCCGGGTTGCGGCCTAA